From Labrus bergylta chromosome 22, fLabBer1.1, whole genome shotgun sequence, one genomic window encodes:
- the rnf175 gene encoding RING finger protein 175 isoform X1 gives MAGVHPQDDLLKMTHRENWRVQHERMHVKHRGHEAMHAEMVLILIATLVVAQIVLVQWKQRHHRSYNLVTLVQMWVVPLYFTIKLYWWRFLSMWGMFSVVTSYVIFRATRRPLSCRTPRMVYKWFLLIYKLSYAVGVLGYLAIMFTMFGFNVFFRIKAEDLMDVGVIMLFYGLYYGVMGRDFAEICSDYMASTIGYYNKGGMPSRSLNDDICAVCGQRILVDVDEEGFIEDTFQLSCGHIFHEFCIRGWCIVGKKQTCPYCNEKVDMKTMMNNPWEKTHVLYGQLLDWLRYLVAWQPVIIGVVHGINFTLGLE, from the exons ATGGCGGGAGTGCATCCTCAG GACGACCTGCTGAAGATGACTCACAGAGAGAACTGGCG GGTTCAGCATGAGCGCATGCACGTGAAGCACAGGGGTCACGAGGCCATGCACGCTGAGATGGTGCTGATCCTCATCGCCACGCTGGTGGTGGCGCAGATCGTCCTGGTGCAGTGGAAGCAGCGCCACCACCGCTCCTacaat CTGGTGACTCTGGTCCAGATGTGGGTGGTTCCTCTTTACTTCACCATCAAGCTGTACTGGTGGAGGTTTCTGTCCATGTGGGGCATGTTCTCCGTGGTCACCAGCTATGTCATCTTCAGAGCTACACGTAGGCCGCTATCCTGCAGGACGCCCAG gatgGTGTATAAGTGGTTTCTTCTGATCTACAAGCTGAGCTATGCCGTCGGCGTCCTCGGATACCTCGCCATCATGTTCACCATGTTCGGCTTTAACGTCTTCTTCAG GATCAAGGCAGAGGACTTGATGGATGTCGgggtaatcatgctgttttacGGACTCTACTATGGCGTCATGGGCCGAGACTTTGCTGAAATCTGCTCTGACTACATGGCCTCTACAATCGGG TACTACAACAAGGGAGGCATGCCCAGCCGGAGTCTGAACGACGACATCTGTGCCGTGTGCGGTCAGAGGATCCTGGTGGACGTGGACGAGGAAGGATTCATAGAAGACACTTTCCAGCTCTCCTGTGGACACAT ATTCCACGAGTTCTGCATCCGCGGCTGGTGCATCGTGGGTAAGAAGCAAACGTGTCCGTACTGCAATGAAAAGGTCGATATGAAGACGATGATGAACAACCC CTGGGAGAAGACACACGTCCTCTACGGGCAGCTGCTGGATTGGCTCAGATACCTTGTTGCCTGGCAACCCGTCATCATTGGTGTTGTTCACGGGATCAACTTCACCCTGGGCCTGGAATAG
- the LOC136177374 gene encoding peptidyl-prolyl cis-trans isomerase G-like, with the protein SHPRSHQRSDQRSHPRSHQRSHPRSHQRHQRSHPRHQRSHQRSHQRSNQRHQRSHQRSNQRSHQRSHPRSHQKSHQRNQRSHPRSHQKSHQINQRSHQKSHQRHQRSHPRSHQRNQRSHQRSHQRHQRSHPRSHQRNQRSHQRSHQRHQRSHQRSNQRSHHRSHPRSHQKSHQRHQRSHQKSHQRHQRSHQKSHQRHQRSHQNHIKDIKGHIQGHIKEIKGQIKGHIKDIKGHIKGQIKGHIIGPIQGHIKSHIKGHIQGHIKGIKGHIKGHIKDIKGHIKDIKVHTKGHIQGSL; encoded by the exons TCACATCCAAGGTCACATCAAAGATCAGATCAAAGGTCACATCCAAGGTCACATCAAAGGTCACATCCAAGGTCACATCAAAGACATCAAAGGTCACATCCAAGACATCAAAGGTCACATCAAAGGTCACATCAAAGGTCAAATCAAAGACATCAAAGGTCACATCAAAGGTCAAATCAAAGGTCACATCAAAGGTCACATCCAAGGTCACATCAAAAGTCACATCAAAGAAATCAAAGGTCACATCCAAGGTCACATCAAAAGTCAcatcaaataaatcaaaggtCACATCAAAAGTCACATCAAAGACATCAAAGGTCACATCCAAGGTCACATCAAAGAAATCAAAGGTCACATCAAAGGTCACATCAAAGACATCAAAGGTCACATCCAAGGTCACATCAAAGAAATCAAAGGTCACATCAAAGGTCACATCAAAGACATCAAAGGTCACATCAAAGGTCAAATCAAAGGTCACATCATAGGTCCCATCCAAGGTCACATCAAAAGTCACATCAAAGACATCAAAGGTCACATCAAAAGTCACATCAAAGACATCAAAGGTCACATCAAAAGTCACATCAAAGACATCAAAGGTCACATCAAAA TCACATCAAAGACATCAAAGGTCACATCCAAGGTCACATCAAAGAAATCAAAGGTCAGATCAAAGGTCACATCAAAGACATCAAAGGTCACATCAAAGGTCAAATCAAAGGTCACATCATAGGTCCCATCCAAGGTCACATCAAAAGTCACATCAAAGGTCACATCCAAGGTCACATCAAAGGCATCAAAGGTCACATCAAAGGTCACATCAAAGACATCAAAGGTCACATCAAAGACATCAAAGTTCACACCAAAGGTCACATCCAAGGTTCACTTTAA
- the rnf175 gene encoding RING finger protein 175 isoform X2, producing MAGVHPQDDLLKMTHRENWRVQHERMHVKHRGHEAMHAEMVLILIATLVVAQIVLVQWKQRHHRSYNLVTLVQMWVVPLYFTIKLYWWRFLSMWGMFSVVTSYVIFRATRRPLSCRTPRMVYKWFLLIYKLSYAVGVLGYLAIMFTMFGFNVFFRIKAEDLMDVGVIMLFYGLYYGVMGRDFAEICSDYMASTIGGGMPSRSLNDDICAVCGQRILVDVDEEGFIEDTFQLSCGHIFHEFCIRGWCIVGKKQTCPYCNEKVDMKTMMNNPWEKTHVLYGQLLDWLRYLVAWQPVIIGVVHGINFTLGLE from the exons ATGGCGGGAGTGCATCCTCAG GACGACCTGCTGAAGATGACTCACAGAGAGAACTGGCG GGTTCAGCATGAGCGCATGCACGTGAAGCACAGGGGTCACGAGGCCATGCACGCTGAGATGGTGCTGATCCTCATCGCCACGCTGGTGGTGGCGCAGATCGTCCTGGTGCAGTGGAAGCAGCGCCACCACCGCTCCTacaat CTGGTGACTCTGGTCCAGATGTGGGTGGTTCCTCTTTACTTCACCATCAAGCTGTACTGGTGGAGGTTTCTGTCCATGTGGGGCATGTTCTCCGTGGTCACCAGCTATGTCATCTTCAGAGCTACACGTAGGCCGCTATCCTGCAGGACGCCCAG gatgGTGTATAAGTGGTTTCTTCTGATCTACAAGCTGAGCTATGCCGTCGGCGTCCTCGGATACCTCGCCATCATGTTCACCATGTTCGGCTTTAACGTCTTCTTCAG GATCAAGGCAGAGGACTTGATGGATGTCGgggtaatcatgctgttttacGGACTCTACTATGGCGTCATGGGCCGAGACTTTGCTGAAATCTGCTCTGACTACATGGCCTCTACAATCGGG GGAGGCATGCCCAGCCGGAGTCTGAACGACGACATCTGTGCCGTGTGCGGTCAGAGGATCCTGGTGGACGTGGACGAGGAAGGATTCATAGAAGACACTTTCCAGCTCTCCTGTGGACACAT ATTCCACGAGTTCTGCATCCGCGGCTGGTGCATCGTGGGTAAGAAGCAAACGTGTCCGTACTGCAATGAAAAGGTCGATATGAAGACGATGATGAACAACCC CTGGGAGAAGACACACGTCCTCTACGGGCAGCTGCTGGATTGGCTCAGATACCTTGTTGCCTGGCAACCCGTCATCATTGGTGTTGTTCACGGGATCAACTTCACCCTGGGCCTGGAATAG